A part of Schistosoma mansoni strain Puerto Rico chromosome W, complete genome genomic DNA contains:
- a CDS encoding elav (embryonic lethal, abnormal vision,drosophila)-like protein translates to MSQEEMRILFSKIGKLASCKLIRDKLTGQSLGYGFVNYVDASDAERAIRALNKMRLQNKTIKVSLARPSCESIKGANLYICGLPKLMTESDLEKLFHPCGKIITSRILFDSNTGQSKGVGFIRFDQRHEAELAIQQFNGYRVGSIADSPLIVKFANIPTSNKNGITNTVNPMITSSTPTHNNSNNNNGNINYQNQTMTTLSSLINLNKLAMKANELQSMMTPELLNKNDSTYDLFNTTTTPQIITDSGNGKNTQRIGGPIHPTAVHKLRFNPLDGCAIPVRINPFDSINHNSINNLTSSPASANGLRLIGKNGNNNMNAAISLAAALAAVRATTTTTTTTTATLTNNQPDPLQTQLLTQLNGIPQQLPGVIGFTIPWLGTNIETNLNQLTNHIYHTNNPFIDLLNQSSNNHNHNNNNVLSNISLNTIPLISYPEYNNNNNTQIGLHKQQNLHLIHTLHNNNNNNITNISSSNNNHSNSMNSTKPSLPIVDPLMFNPFTSNLDIHSVTNRLLQDMTTHSIIANHVNGTTLPTPTLTPPSLPAPPPLPAAAPTTTTNIATTGTLNHEFFSINHYSPNTILKIEGLSPETDESIILRLFSAFPSVLSIQLLPNNELNGENNNNDKQEMKALVVMSDYEQAKLAIHYLNGYTLQNRVLKVSKSENINQSTHYNFTEFLQPTNTILL, encoded by the exons GTTTCTCTTGCTCGACCCAGTTGTGAATCAATCAAAGGTGCAAATTTGTATATTTGTGGTCTACCAAAATTAATGACTGAATCTGATTTGGAAAAATTATTTCATCCTTGTGGAAAAATTATCACCTCAAGAATTCTTTTTGATAGTAATACTG GTCAATCTAAAGGTGTTGGATTTATACGTTTTGATCAACGTCATGAAGCTGAATTAGCTATACAACAATTTAATGGTTATCGTGTTGGTTCAATAGCAGATAGTCCATTAATAGTAAAATTTGCTAATATACCTACATCAAATAAAAATGGTATAACTAATACTGTTAATCCTATGATTACATCATCAACACCTAcccataataatagtaataataataatggaaataTTAATTATCAAAATCAAACGATGACAACTTTATCCTCTTTaatcaatttaaataaattagctATGAAAGCTAATGAATTACAATCCATGATGACTCCGGAgcttttaaataaaaatgattcaaCTTATGATCTATTTAATACTACAACTACACCACAAATAATTACAGATTCAGGTAATGGAAAGAATACACAAAGAATAGGTGGACCTATTCATCCAACTGCTGTACACAAACTACG ATTTAATCCATTAGATGGTTGTGCTATACCGGTACGTATTAATCCATTCGACAGTATCAAtcataattcaataaataatttaacatcATCACCAGCTTCAGCTAATGGATTACGTTTAATAGGAaaaaatggtaataataatatgaatgctGCAATCTCATTAGCTGCAGCTTTAGCAGCAGTTagagcaacaacaacaacaacaacaacgacaacagcAACACTAACAAATAATCAACCAGATCCTTTACAAACACAATTATTAACACAATTAAATGGGATACCACAACAATTACCAGGAGTTATAGG tTTTACAATACCATGGTTAGGTACTAATATAGAAACTAATTTAAATCaattaaccaatcatatttatcatacaaataatccatttattgatttattgaatcaATCATCTAATAaccataatcataataataataatgttttatcaaatatttcattgaatacaATACCATTAATAAGCTATCcagaatataataataataataatacacaaatTGGATTACATAAGCAACAGAATCTTCATTTGATCCATAccttacataataataataataataatattactaatattagtagtagtaataataatcatagtaatagTATGAATTCAACGAAACCATCTCTTCCAATTGTAGATCCATTAATGTTTAATCCATTCACATCAAATTTAGATATACATTCAGTAACAAATAGATTATTACAAGATATGACAACTCATTCAATCATTGCAAATCATGTAAATGGTACAACATTACCAACACCAACACTAACACCACCCTCGCTACCAGCACCACCACCACTACCAGCAGCAGcgccaacaacaacaacaaacataGCAACAACAGGTACACTAAATCATGAATTCTTTTCAATTAATCATTATTCTCCTAATACCATATTAAAAATTGAAGGTTTATCACCTGAAACAGATGAATCAATTATATTAAGATTATTTTCTGCATTTCCAAGTGTATTATCTATACAATTATTAcctaataatgaattaaatggtgaaaataataataatgataaacaagAAATGAAAGCTTTAGTAGTGATGTCAGATTATGAACAAGCCAAATTAGCAATACATTACTTAAATGG ATATACACTTCAAAATCGTGTATTGAAAGTATCAAAAAGtgaaaatataaatcaatcaaCTCATTATAATTTTACTGAATTTCTACAACCAACTAATACCATTCTATTATAA